In Uranotaenia lowii strain MFRU-FL chromosome 2, ASM2978415v1, whole genome shotgun sequence, one genomic interval encodes:
- the LOC129741429 gene encoding uncharacterized protein LOC129741429 — MLAHEQSRKEKCSNEELNQLFQTFFQGDEPDARENICPTENEVEQHFRETYRINSNGKFVVQVPWTRELSCLGDSYTQAHRRLLSLERRLARNMETKLEYDKFMKEYLELDHMELVKNKDQCKVRYYIPHSCVVKPDSTSTKLRVVFDASAKTNTGMALNDIQAVGPVIQRDQFDLSLDFRGEDYVLSADITKMYRQILLHEDDTWAQCILYRFTPQEKVQTYRLKTVTYGEASSFFLACRALHQVGEEMKVVNPQIANIIQQYFYVDNLLVGAATVEELKEIKEKLERALLNRGFPLRKWASNNETILDRVSAEDREQTIQIGDREAIKTLGLHWSPKHDTFTFKAEGFKEEFKTMTKRGLASEILRLYDPLGLIQPVIVSAKILLQQLWKYQLNWDDEIPHEITSAWQNIKKELPKLQEMEFPRRAIPSKPHYLELHGFSDASTKAYGACIYMRHIDSEGNITTNLLCAKSRVAPLKEISLPRLELKGALLMAELGHRAKKLFGEREYYWSDSQVVIAWIHGSPDRWKQFVKNRVIAILQHTTPKQWGYVPSEINPADMISRGITTRLLVEKKGKFWTHGPEFLGRHTNWPNTPEYHTNEEQTKKISIFMAIPEIHEDFILAYKYHNSFEKTRRHFAWLRRAMDNILPMRLRASS; from the coding sequence ATGCTAGCACACGAACAATCAAGGAAGGAAAAGTGCTCGAACGAGGAGCTAAACCAACTTTTTCAAACATTCTTCCAAGGGGATGAACCAGATGCCAGAGAGAACATCTGCCCAACGGAAAATGAAGTGGAGCAACACTTCAGGGAGACTTATCGAATCAATTCAAATGGAAAATTCGTGGTGCAAGTCCCATGGACAAGGGAGCTCTCATGCTTGGGGGACTCATATACGCAAGCGCACCGACGACTGCTATCTCTAGAGCGACGACTCGCTCGGAATATGGAAACGAAGCTAGAGTACGACAAGTTTATGAAGGAGTACTTGGAGCTAGACCACATGGAGCTGGTCAAAAACAAGGACCAATGCAAGGTCAGATACTACATACCACATTCGTGCGTGGTAAAGCCCGACTCAACGTCAACTAAGTTGAGGGTAGTTTTTGACGCCAGCGCTAAGACCAACACGGGTATGGCGCTGAATGACATCCAGGCAGTTGGACCGGTTATACAACGAGACCAGTTCGACCTGTCTCTAGACTTCCGCGGAGAAGATTACGTTCTCAGTGCAGACATCACCAAGATGTACAGGCAGATTCTGCTACACGAGGATGACACCTGGGCTCAGTGTATCCTATATAGGTTTACCCCACAGGAAAAGGTTCAAACCTACAGACTCAAGACGGTCACATACGGTGAAGCGTCTTCCTTCTTCCTGGCCTGCCGCGCGTTGCACCAGGTGGGAGAGGAAATGAAAGTGGTCAATCCGCAAATTGCCAACATTATACAACAATACTTCTACGTGGACAACCTCCTGGTGGGAGCAGCAACCGTAGAAGAGCTCAAAGAAATAAAGGAAAAGCTAGAAAGGGCGCTTTTAAACAGAGGTTTTCCATTAAGAAAATGGGCATCGAACAACGAAACGATATTGGATAGGGTCTCAGCAGAGGATCGCGAACAAACTATCCAAATTGGAGATCGCGAAGCGATCAAAACACTCGGCTTACATTGGTCGCCGAAACACGATACCTTCACCTTCAAAGCGGAAGGTTTCAAAGAAGAGTTCAAAACTATGACTAAAAGGGGCTTGGCCTCGGAAATCCTTCGCCTTTACGACCCACTGGGGTTGATACAACCCGTAATCGTGTCAGCCAAGATCCTGCTTCAACAGTTATGGAAGTATCAGTTAAACTGGGATGACGAAATCCCCCACGAAATCACATCGGCTTGGCAAAACATCAAGAaagaattgccaaaattgcagGAAATGGAATTTCCTAGAAGGGCGATTCCGAGCAAGCCGCATTATCTAGAGCTCCACGGCTTTTCGGACGCCTCAACCAAGGCTTATGGAGCATGCATTTACATGCGCCACATTGACTCAGAAGGAAACATTACCACGAACTTGCTTTGTGCAAAATCTCGAGTGGCGCCACTAAAGGAGATATCGCTACCTCGACTCGAACTCAAAGGAGCACTGCTTATGGCAGAGCTGGGTCATCGTGCCAAGAAACTTTTCGGAGAACGAGAGTATTATTGGAGTGACTCACAAGTTGTAATCGCGTGGATACACGGATCGCCAGATCGTTGGAAGCAGTTTGTGAAAAACAGAGTAATCGCAATTCTGCAGCACACTACACCAAAGCAATGGGGATATGTGCCGTCGGAGATAAATCCTGCGGACATGATCTCTCGAGGAATCACAACGCGCCTGCTCGTTGAAAAGAAAGGAAAATTCTGGACACATGGTCCGGAATTCTTAGGACGCCATACTAATTGGCCCAATACTCCAGAGTATCACACCAATGAGGAACAAACTAAAAAGATAAGCATCTTCATGGCAATACCAGAGATACACGAAGACTTCATTCTTGCGTATAAATACCACAATTCGTTTGAAAAAACCCGACGGCATTTTGCATGGCTACGCAGAGCCATGGACAATATTTTACCTATGAGACTGCGAGCAAGCAGCTGA